A single window of Nicotiana sylvestris chromosome 5, ASM39365v2, whole genome shotgun sequence DNA harbors:
- the LOC104246382 gene encoding transcription factor GTE6-like: protein MEGVDASNLDLEKVGPQGNVAEVDGFRCSVDELVMKVDKLEQRVNEVEKFYLNASIKQPNTSKNTSSGKYKDKEKHVPGFKKLQLEASRGEAAAAKRMQELMRQFGTILRQITQHKWAWPFMQPVDVEGLGLHDYYEIIDRPMDFSTIKNQMEARDGAGYKHVREIFADVRLVFKNAMKYNDEKSDVHRMAKTLLEKFEEKWLQLLPKVTEEEKRREEEEAEVQLNMQLAQEAAHAKLARDLCNELYEVDTHLEELREMVVTRCRKISIEEKRNLGIALTKLSPEDLSKALEIVAQNNPLFPASAEEVELDIDAQSELTLWRLKFFVKDALEVQGKITSKGDNSNSVNLAVTNPNISAASKRKKEICDALVKNAKKRNKKPSK from the exons TTAGATGCAGTGTTGACGAGCTAGTCATGAAAGTCGATAAG CTTGAACAAAGAGTGAATGAAGTTGAGAAGTTCTACTTGAACGCAAGCATAAAGCAACCAAACACTTCAAAGAATACTTCTTCAGGGAAGTACAAAGATAAGGAGAAACATGTTCCTGGCTTTAAGAAGCTACAACTAGAAGCATCACGTGGAGAGGCCGCTGCGGCTAAGAGGATGCAGGAGCTTATGCGCCAGTTTGGCACAATTTTGCGCCAG ATCACTCAGCACAAATGGGCTTGGCCTTTTATGCAGCCAGTTGATGTTGAAGGACTTGGGTTGCATGACTATTATGAG ATTATTGATAGGCCCATGGACTTCAGTACAATAAAGAACCAAATGGAGGCCAGGGATGGTGCCGGGTATAAGCATGTCAGAGAGATTTTTGCTGATGTTAGACTGGTGTTCAAGAATGCAATGAAGTACAATGATGAAAAGAGTGATGTTCATCGAATGGCGAAAACATTATTGGAAAAATTTGAGGAGAAATGGTTGCAACTTCTGCCAAAAGTTACTGAGGAG GAAAAAAGACGAGAAGAGGAGGAAGCAGAAGTTCAATTGAATATGCAGCTTGCTCAGGAGGCCGCTCATGCCAAATTGGCGAGGGATCTGTGCAACGAG CTTTATGAAGTTGATACACACTTGGAGGAACTCAGAGAGATGGTGGTCACAAGATGCAG AAAAATATCAATAGAGGAGAAGAGAAATCTAGGAATAGCTCTCACGAAGTTATCTCCTGAAGATCTTAGTAAGGCGCTGGAGATAGTAGCGCAAAATAATCCACTATTTCCAGCCTCGGCAGAAGAGGTGGAACTTGACATTGATGCTCAG AGTGAATTGACATTGTGGAGGCTAAAATTTTTCGTCAAGGATGCATTAGAAGTTCAGGGCAAGATTACAAGCAAAGGTGACAACAGTAACTCGGTCAATCTAGCTGTTACAAATCCTAATATCAGTGCTGCctccaaaagaaaaaaggagatttGTGATGCTCTTGTGAAGAATGCCAAGAAACGAAATAAAAAGCCCTCTAAATGA